The following proteins come from a genomic window of Montipora capricornis isolate CH-2021 chromosome 9, ASM3666992v2, whole genome shotgun sequence:
- the LOC138016700 gene encoding dolichyl-diphosphooligosaccharide--protein glycosyltransferase subunit 1-like, with the protein MNPGSLCLVAFVAFLFASLTMGESDYNSKLVITEVSRKIDLSTQLAKVSTSLTIENGGDSATGYFYLAIEPSLVDKLAYVGVMGKIPDEEESSLTLKEVDLKSHSETKFFKVELGFSLKQGDSVDVTVEEVFVHAMTPFPTKITQSEKQYVLFSGNHYYYTPYTVKKQTTTVSLATSSVESHSKLKPTSLSDNALNYGPYSDVSPFSANPMRVHFENNTPFLSVLGMTRTVEVSHWGNVAVEETYHMKHVGAELKGPFSRYDYQRTPAPASIKSFKSVLPAAASDVYYRDEIGNISTSNLWTQEDSVELELRPRFPLFGGWQTRFYMGYNVPSYEYLYNLGNKYVLKMRVIDHIFDEFVVDHLSLKIILPEGCTNIELKSPFTMEEGKRELHFTYLDTVGRPVIVAQKTNLVEQHIQDFELHYSFNKVLLLQEPLLVVGAFYLLFMLVVIYMRMDFAISKDEANESRMRAACLIEEVQRLLDRQSGLYSVFSDAIHKFKSSKDGTAFANARKKLDGDYRSISNKITQVQNSLTKEQPETAEKLTDLQRKESEKKQLLDAAIVLAEKVVNGRLSKSSYVESEANNKAKRQKLSTEIESLAAVL; encoded by the exons ATGAATCCCGGCTCACTATGCTTAGTCGCTTTTGTCGCATTCCTCTTTGCATCCTTGACGATGGGAGAAAGTGATTATAACTCTAAGCTGGTTATAACCGAGGTTTCTAGGAAGATAGACCTTTCGACGCAGCTTGCCAAAGTCAGCACCTCACTCACAATCGAGAATGGAGGCGATTCAGCAACGGGGTATTTCTATCTTGCCATCGAACCATCTCTTGTCGATAAACTCGCTTATGTTGGAGTCATG GGAAAGATTCCTGATGAGGAAGAATCGAGTCTAACTCTTAAAGAAGTGGATCTCAAATCCCACAG tGAAACAAAATTCTTCAAAGTGGAGCTTGGATTTTCTCTCAAGCAAGGTGACAGTGTGGATGTGACTGTTGAAGAAGTATTTGTGCATGCTATGACACCCTTCCCAACCAAGATCACCCAGTCTGAGAAGCAGTATGTTCTCTTCTCTGGCAACCACTACTACTACACACCATATACAGTGAAaaaacaaactacaacagtcTCACTGGCAACATCTTCAGTAGAGTCCCACAGCAAGCTCAAGCCCACAAGCCTATCAGATAATGCTTTAAATTATGGTCCCTACAGTGATGTCAGTCCATTCTCGGCAAACCCTATGAGAGTCCACTTTGAGAATAATACTCCTTTCCTCTCT GTTCTTGGGATGACCAGAACTGTTGAAGTTTCTCACTGGGGTAATGTTGCTGTTGAGGAAACATACCACATGAAACATGTAGGGGCAGAACTTAAG GGTCCATTCTCACGGTATGATTACCAACGTACTCCAGCGCCTGCCTCCATAAAATCATTTAAGTCAGTTCTCCCTGCTGCTGCCTCTGATGTTTACTATCGGGATGAAATTGGCAATATCTCCACTAGTAACCTTTGGACCCAAGAGGACTCTGTTGAGTTGGAGTTGCGACCAAGATTTCCTTTGTTCGGTGGTTGGCAGACTAGGTTCTACATGGGTTACAATGTTCCCAGTTATGAGTACTTGTATAACCTTG GCAACAAGTATGTTCTGAAAATGAGGGTCATTGACCATATATTTGATGAATTTGTTGTTGATCATCTAAGCCTCAAGATCATTCTCCCAGAGGGCTGCAC CAACATTGAGCTGAAATCCCCATTCACAATGGAGGAAGGCAAGCGCGAGCTGCATTTCACCTACCTTGATACAGTTGGCCGTCCTGTTATTGTTGCCCAAAAGACTAACTTGGTGGAGCAGCATATTCAGGACTTTGAG ctacaTTATTCCTTCAACAAAGTGTTGCTGTTACAAGAGCCTCTTCTAGTTGTTGGTGCATTCTATTTGCTCTTCAtgcttgttgtcatttacatgagaaTGGACTTTGCTATCAGCAAG GATGAAGCAAACGAGTCTCGCATGCGAGCTGCCTGCCTGATCGAAGAAGTCCAACGTTTATTGGATCGCCAGAGTGGGCTTTATTCAGTGTTTTCCGATGCCATCCATAAGTTTAAATCTAGTAAGGATGGCACAGCATTTGCGAATGCACGCAAAAAGCTTGATGGAGACTATCGGTCCATCAGCAACAAGATAACGCAGGTGCAGAATTCTCTCACCAAGGAGCAGCCTGAAACTGCCGAGAAG CTGACAGACCTGCAGCGCAAGGAAAGTGAGAAGAAGCAGCTTCTTGACGCGGCTATTGTGCTGGCTGAGAAGGTTGTGAATGGTCGTCTTAGCAAGTCATCCTATGTGGAAAGCGAGGCAAACAACAAAGCCAAGAGGCAGAAATTGAGCACCGAAATCGAAAGCTTGGCCGCAGTCCTTTGA